One window from the genome of Pseudomonas leptonychotis encodes:
- a CDS encoding alpha-2-macroglobulin family protein, whose amino-acid sequence MPKNGLLLALVLSLLSACDSSTSGPAEVTATQAAPVSPEVATPAVDRQALAERYAGRELTVVDVSEVQLEGASTLSISFSVPLDPEQKLSERLHLVDSKSGKVDGAWELTDNLMEVRLRHLEPQRKLVLTVDAGLLGLNGKSLGAEQVTRLETRDLQASVGFASRGSLLPTRLAEGLPVIALNVDKVNVEFFRIKPESLPAFLNRWGRSSNLDNWESRNLLPMADLVYGGRFDLNPARNTRETLLLPVAGLEPFKQPGVYLAVMREAGSYNYSQPATLFTLSDIGLSARRYQNRLDVFTQALAGGAALSDVRLEVLDAEGQVLAEGETDNAGHAQLPLPPKAEVLLAHQGEQTSLLRLNSSALDLAEFDIAGPAAHPLQFFVFGPRDLYRPGETVLLNGLLRDADGRAVKTQPVNVEVRRPDEQVSRKFVWQADEAGLFQYQLQLADEAPTGRWQLLFELGDGKPQLYEFSVEDFLPERLALELKGNEKPYTPAQNARFDVTGRYLYGAPAAGNRLSGQLYVRPLREAVASLPGYQFGSVTEEELSEDIELDETSLDEQGKASLDIESRWADAKSPLRLILQASLQESGGRAITRRVIQPVWPAERLPGVRGLFDGEEVDADSLAEFEVLVADAAGNKLAADQLSVRLIRERRDYFWNFSESDGWSHNYNEKFLTLSEETLKVAAGGTAKISFPVEWGPYRVEVIDAQTGLLSSLRFWAGYRWQDNADGGAVRPDQVKLALDKPAYVDGDTALVTVTPPAAGKGYLMVESSEGPLWWQEIEVPAEGKTFDIPIAKDWARHDLYVSALVIRPGERQSNATPKRAVGLLHLPLARAPRKLALTLTAAEKMRPNQPLTVKVQARNADGSIPKQVHVLLAAVDVGILNITEYATPDPFANFFGRKAYGADQLDIYGQLIEAGQGRVAKLAFGGDAALAGGGKRPDTSVLIVALQSQPLALNEQGEGEVSLNIPDFNGGLRLMAQAWTDEHYGMGEGKTVVAAPLIAELSAPRFLAGGDETTLALDLSNLSGHEQKLDVQLSAEGQLRLTQNSGAAMAPITLADGQRTILRIPVTALGGYGQGRFKVSVKGLVLPGEDLPPFSREWTLGIRPAYPAQLQHFRAVLKDDAWLLPANALSRFEAAGLEARLAISSRPPLNLGEQIRALKAYPYGCLEQTTSGLYPSLYADAATLKRLGVEAEPDEQRKRAIELGIERLLSMQRYNGSFGLWGADSDEEYWLTTYVSDFLLRAREQGFGVPDEALKKASERLLRYVQERHLIEVNYSDNANHSRFAVQAYAGYVLARSQQAPLGALRSLYERRSDALSGLPLVHLAVALQKMGDQPRADELLTAGLARGRDSNTWLADYGSPLRDQALILALLEEHDLAKNRREERLFNLADEVAGQQWLSTQERNSLYLAGRNLLSKPEPSWSAALQSGSLAFELSNAQPGLKLDGSDLAAPLSISNSTDKPGDTPLYQQLTLSGYPSQAPAAGGVNLSIYREYLGMDGRKLDLSNLQSGELVLVHLAVAAKQRVPDALVVDLLPAGLELENQNLAQSSASLDDASSAVKAWRESMQNAAIKHQEFRGDRYVAALDVNGYDTTHLLYLARAVTPGSYRVPPPQVESMYRPNWQALGESPGRLVVKER is encoded by the coding sequence ATGCCGAAGAATGGACTGCTTCTGGCACTTGTCCTGAGCCTGCTCAGCGCCTGTGATTCTTCCACCTCTGGGCCTGCCGAAGTGACGGCGACCCAAGCCGCCCCGGTGAGCCCTGAAGTGGCCACGCCTGCGGTTGACCGCCAGGCGTTAGCCGAGCGCTACGCCGGCCGCGAGCTGACGGTGGTGGATGTGTCGGAAGTGCAGCTGGAGGGCGCCAGCACGCTGTCGATCAGCTTTTCGGTGCCGCTCGACCCGGAGCAGAAACTCAGCGAGCGCCTGCACCTGGTCGACAGTAAAAGCGGCAAGGTCGACGGCGCTTGGGAGCTGACCGATAACCTGATGGAGGTGCGCCTGCGCCATCTGGAGCCGCAGCGCAAGCTCGTGCTGACGGTGGATGCCGGGCTGCTCGGGCTGAACGGCAAGAGCCTGGGGGCTGAACAGGTGACCCGCCTGGAAACCCGCGACTTGCAGGCCAGTGTCGGCTTCGCCAGCCGTGGCTCCTTGCTGCCCACGCGCCTGGCCGAAGGCCTGCCAGTGATTGCCCTGAACGTCGACAAGGTCAATGTCGAGTTCTTCCGCATCAAGCCCGAATCGTTGCCGGCCTTCCTCAACCGCTGGGGCCGTTCAAGTAATCTGGATAACTGGGAATCCCGTAACCTGCTGCCAATGGCCGATTTGGTCTATGGCGGTCGTTTTGACCTAAACCCGGCCCGCAACACCCGCGAAACCCTGCTGCTGCCGGTTGCCGGCCTGGAGCCATTCAAACAGCCCGGCGTGTACCTGGCGGTGATGCGTGAAGCTGGCAGCTACAACTACTCGCAACCGGCCACGTTGTTCACCCTGAGTGATATCGGCCTGTCTGCGCGGCGCTACCAGAATCGCCTCGATGTCTTCACCCAGGCCCTGGCCGGCGGTGCTGCCCTGAGCGATGTACGTCTGGAAGTTCTCGATGCAGAAGGCCAGGTGCTGGCCGAAGGCGAGACCGACAATGCGGGTCACGCGCAGCTGCCGCTGCCACCCAAGGCCGAGGTGCTGCTGGCCCATCAGGGCGAGCAAACCAGCCTGCTGCGCCTGAACAGTTCAGCGCTGGACCTGGCTGAGTTCGACATTGCAGGGCCTGCTGCCCACCCCTTGCAGTTCTTCGTGTTTGGCCCGCGTGATCTCTATCGCCCGGGCGAAACCGTGCTGCTCAATGGCTTGCTGCGTGATGCCGATGGCCGCGCGGTAAAAACCCAGCCAGTAAATGTGGAAGTGCGCCGCCCGGATGAGCAGGTCAGCCGCAAGTTCGTTTGGCAGGCCGACGAGGCCGGTTTGTTTCAATACCAACTGCAACTGGCTGACGAGGCGCCGACTGGCCGCTGGCAGTTGTTGTTTGAGTTGGGTGACGGCAAGCCGCAGCTGTATGAATTCTCCGTGGAAGACTTCCTGCCGGAACGTCTGGCGCTGGAACTCAAGGGCAATGAAAAACCCTACACCCCCGCACAAAACGCCCGTTTCGATGTGACCGGGCGTTACCTGTATGGCGCGCCGGCAGCCGGCAATCGCCTTAGCGGTCAGCTCTATGTGCGACCGCTGCGTGAGGCGGTGGCCAGTCTGCCGGGCTACCAGTTCGGTTCGGTCACCGAAGAAGAGCTGAGCGAAGACATCGAGCTGGATGAAACCAGCCTGGACGAGCAGGGCAAGGCTAGCCTGGACATTGAAAGCCGCTGGGCCGATGCAAAATCACCGCTGCGACTGATTCTTCAGGCCAGCTTGCAGGAATCCGGTGGCCGGGCGATTACCCGGCGGGTTATTCAGCCGGTTTGGCCAGCTGAGCGTTTGCCCGGTGTGCGCGGACTGTTCGATGGCGAGGAAGTGGATGCCGACAGCCTGGCCGAGTTCGAGGTGTTGGTGGCGGATGCCGCCGGCAACAAACTGGCAGCGGATCAACTCAGCGTGCGCCTGATTCGTGAGCGCCGTGACTACTTCTGGAACTTCTCCGAAAGCGATGGCTGGAGCCACAACTACAACGAAAAATTCCTTACCTTGAGCGAAGAAACCCTCAAGGTCGCGGCCGGCGGCACCGCCAAAATCAGCTTCCCGGTGGAGTGGGGCCCGTACCGCGTCGAAGTCATCGATGCACAGACGGGCCTGCTCAGCAGCCTGCGTTTCTGGGCCGGCTACCGCTGGCAGGACAATGCCGACGGCGGCGCCGTGCGCCCGGATCAGGTCAAGCTGGCGCTGGATAAACCGGCGTACGTCGATGGCGATACTGCCCTGGTCACCGTCACCCCGCCTGCGGCGGGTAAGGGCTACCTGATGGTCGAGTCCAGTGAAGGGCCGTTGTGGTGGCAAGAGATCGAGGTGCCGGCTGAAGGTAAGACCTTCGACATTCCGATTGCCAAGGATTGGGCACGCCATGACCTGTATGTCAGTGCTTTGGTAATCCGTCCCGGTGAGCGTCAGAGCAACGCCACGCCCAAACGCGCAGTAGGCCTGCTGCACCTGCCGCTGGCGCGTGCGCCGCGCAAACTGGCGCTAACCCTCACGGCTGCGGAGAAGATGCGCCCCAACCAGCCGCTCACCGTCAAGGTGCAGGCGCGCAACGCCGATGGCAGCATCCCGAAACAGGTGCATGTGCTGCTGGCGGCGGTGGATGTCGGGATTCTCAATATCACCGAGTACGCCACGCCCGATCCCTTCGCCAACTTCTTCGGCCGCAAGGCTTATGGCGCGGACCAGTTGGACATATACGGGCAACTGATCGAAGCCGGTCAGGGCCGCGTAGCCAAGCTGGCCTTCGGCGGTGACGCGGCGCTGGCCGGTGGCGGCAAACGTCCGGACACCAGCGTGCTGATCGTCGCGCTACAAAGCCAGCCGCTGGCGTTGAACGAGCAAGGCGAAGGTGAAGTCAGCCTGAATATTCCTGACTTCAACGGCGGGCTGCGGCTGATGGCGCAAGCCTGGACCGACGAGCACTACGGCATGGGCGAAGGCAAAACGGTGGTTGCCGCCCCGCTGATCGCTGAGCTGTCGGCCCCGCGTTTCCTGGCCGGCGGCGATGAAACTACCCTGGCGCTAGACCTGAGCAACCTGTCCGGGCATGAGCAGAAACTGGATGTACAGCTAAGCGCCGAAGGCCAGCTGCGTCTGACGCAGAACTCCGGCGCGGCAATGGCACCGATTACTCTGGCGGATGGTCAGCGCACCATTCTGCGCATCCCGGTGACCGCGTTAGGTGGTTACGGCCAGGGCCGTTTCAAGGTCAGCGTCAAGGGTTTGGTATTGCCGGGCGAGGATCTGCCGCCGTTTAGCCGTGAGTGGACCCTGGGTATTCGCCCGGCCTATCCGGCGCAGCTGCAGCACTTTCGCGCGGTGCTCAAAGATGACGCTTGGCTGCTGCCGGCCAACGCCCTGAGCCGCTTTGAAGCGGCCGGCCTGGAAGCGCGCCTGGCGATTTCCAGCCGGCCGCCGCTCAACCTTGGCGAGCAGATTCGCGCGCTTAAAGCCTATCCGTACGGCTGCCTGGAGCAGACCACCAGCGGCCTGTATCCATCGCTGTACGCCGACGCGGCCACTCTGAAGCGTCTTGGCGTTGAAGCCGAGCCAGATGAGCAGCGCAAACGCGCCATCGAGCTGGGCATTGAGCGTCTGCTGAGCATGCAGCGCTACAACGGCAGCTTCGGTCTGTGGGGCGCCGACAGCGACGAGGAGTACTGGCTGACGACCTACGTCAGCGACTTCCTCCTGCGTGCCCGCGAGCAGGGTTTCGGTGTGCCGGACGAAGCGCTGAAAAAAGCCAGCGAACGCCTGCTGCGTTATGTGCAAGAGCGTCACCTGATCGAGGTCAACTACAGCGACAACGCCAACCATAGCCGCTTTGCCGTGCAGGCCTACGCCGGCTACGTGCTGGCGCGCAGCCAACAGGCGCCGTTGGGCGCGTTACGTAGTTTGTATGAGCGGCGCAGCGATGCGCTGTCCGGCTTGCCGTTGGTACACCTGGCCGTGGCCCTGCAAAAAATGGGTGACCAGCCGCGTGCCGATGAGCTGCTGACTGCCGGCCTGGCCCGTGGTCGCGACAGCAACACCTGGTTGGCCGACTACGGCAGCCCGTTGCGCGACCAGGCGCTGATTCTGGCGTTGCTGGAAGAGCATGATCTGGCGAAAAACCGACGTGAGGAACGCTTGTTCAACCTGGCCGATGAAGTGGCCGGGCAACAGTGGCTGTCGACCCAGGAGCGCAACTCGCTGTACCTGGCCGGCCGTAATCTGTTGAGCAAACCGGAGCCGAGCTGGAGCGCGGCGCTGCAAAGCGGCAGCCTGGCCTTCGAGCTGAGCAATGCCCAGCCGGGCCTCAAGCTCGATGGCAGTGATCTGGCTGCGCCGCTGAGTATCAGCAATTCCACGGACAAACCGGGCGATACGCCGCTGTATCAGCAGTTGACCCTGTCCGGCTACCCAAGCCAGGCCCCGGCGGCGGGTGGTGTAAACCTCAGCATCTACCGTGAGTACCTGGGCATGGATGGCCGCAAGCTGGACCTGAGCAACCTGCAGAGCGGCGAGCTGGTGCTGGTGCACCTGGCCGTGGCGGCCAAGCAGCGGGTGCCGGATGCCCTGGTGGTTGACCTGCTACCGGCGGGCCTGGAGCTGGAAAACCAGAACCTGGCACAAAGCTCGGCCAGCCTGGATGACGCCAGCAGCGCGGTGAAGGCGTGGCGTGAGTCGATGCAGAACGCGGCGATCAAGCATCAGGAGTTTCGTGGTGATCGTTACGTCGCGGCTCTGGATGTAAATGGCTACGACACCACTCACTTGCTGTACCTGGCCCGCGCCGTGACGCCTGGTAGCTATCGCGTGCCACCACCGCAAGTGGAGTCGATGTACCGGCCGAACTGGCAGGCACTGGGCGAAAGTCCGGGGCGTTTGGTGGTCAAAGAGCGCTAG
- a CDS encoding MATE family efflux transporter — MTAIRDAWQHAPTHKRVWALAAPMILSNLSVPLVALVDSAVIGHLPHAHQLAAVAVGGSLYTLLTWAVGFLRMGTTGFSAQAAGRDDGGALRQVLTQGLLLGVLLAALLISLAIPLSSAALDLMNPSAQLDELARGYLHIRLFGLPAALATYALVGWLLGTQNARGPLAILLTTNLLNIALDLLFVLGLHWGVAGAAWASVIAEWSGALLGLYLARRALRAYAGTLDWAALRRWLNWRPLLTVNRDIFIRTLALQAVFFLITVQGTRLGDATVAANALLLNGLLLAAHALDGLAHALEALCGHALGARDRPALRRTLIVAGGWSLFASIGFALFFLLGGHWFISLQTNIEGVREAAFAYLPYLAALPLIAVWSYLLDGLFIGATRAREMRDAMLLALLLSLPLAWALQPLGNHGLWLAFLSFMGLRSLCLGGYAYRLTRADQWFAPSSSGASHAQP; from the coding sequence ATAACCGCCATACGCGACGCCTGGCAGCACGCTCCTACTCATAAACGGGTGTGGGCATTGGCTGCGCCGATGATTCTGAGCAACCTCTCGGTACCGCTGGTGGCGCTGGTCGACAGCGCAGTGATCGGCCATCTGCCGCACGCCCACCAATTGGCCGCCGTGGCCGTAGGCGGCAGCCTGTACACCCTGTTGACTTGGGCCGTAGGCTTTTTGCGCATGGGCACCACCGGTTTTAGTGCTCAGGCAGCCGGCCGTGATGATGGCGGCGCACTGCGGCAGGTGCTGACACAGGGTCTTTTGCTTGGCGTGCTGCTGGCGGCGCTACTGATCAGCCTGGCCATCCCGCTGAGCAGCGCCGCTCTGGACCTGATGAACCCTTCGGCGCAACTCGACGAGCTGGCGCGCGGTTACCTGCATATCCGCTTGTTCGGCCTGCCGGCCGCGCTGGCCACCTACGCCCTGGTCGGCTGGTTACTGGGCACGCAAAACGCCCGCGGCCCGCTGGCCATTCTGCTCACCACCAACTTGCTGAATATTGCCCTCGACCTGCTGTTTGTCCTCGGCCTGCACTGGGGCGTGGCCGGCGCGGCCTGGGCCTCAGTGATTGCCGAATGGAGCGGTGCGCTGCTCGGCCTGTACCTGGCGCGTCGCGCCCTACGCGCCTACGCCGGCACACTGGACTGGGCGGCGCTGCGCCGCTGGCTGAACTGGCGGCCCTTGCTAACCGTCAACCGCGACATCTTTATCCGCACCCTGGCGCTGCAAGCGGTGTTCTTCCTGATCACGGTGCAGGGTACGCGCCTGGGCGATGCCACCGTGGCGGCCAACGCCCTGCTGCTCAATGGCCTGTTACTGGCCGCCCACGCCCTCGACGGTCTGGCCCATGCGCTGGAAGCGCTATGCGGGCATGCCTTGGGCGCCCGAGATCGCCCGGCACTGCGCCGAACACTGATCGTTGCCGGTGGTTGGTCGCTGTTCGCCAGCATCGGCTTTGCACTGTTCTTTCTGCTCGGTGGGCACTGGTTTATCAGCCTGCAGACCAACATTGAAGGGGTGCGCGAGGCGGCGTTCGCCTACCTGCCGTACCTCGCTGCGCTGCCGCTGATCGCGGTGTGGAGCTACCTGCTCGACGGCCTGTTTATAGGTGCCACACGCGCCCGTGAAATGCGTGATGCCATGCTCCTGGCGCTGCTGCTCAGCCTGCCGCTGGCCTGGGCTTTGCAGCCACTCGGCAACCACGGCTTGTGGCTGGCCTTTCTCAGCTTTATGGGGCTGCGCAGCCTGTGCTTGGGCGGCTATGCTTACCGCCTGACCCGGGCCGATCAATGGTTCGCCCCCAGCTCCTCAGGTGCCTCCCATGCTCAGCCCTGA
- a CDS encoding GGDEF domain-containing protein, translated as MLSPEIPCDEERRQQILDDQELLDTPADPYLDTLVRVVREVFAVKTVLVSLIDHDRQWFKARIGLEITETPRIISFCAHAILGTQPFIVEDTQKDLRFHDNPVVTNNPHIRFYAGQPLFSEEGQALGTLCLIDPTPQQLTEQQQRLFSDMAILVEGYLKLRHVSEQTAQLRAALSREQRKTMLDPLTQLWNRAGLNHFLPRHQQKADELGMHLGVLFCDLDYFKKVNDSHGHAFGDQVLWEAARRISAAVRPQDVVTRSGGEEFVVLLQVHDPQELLQIAERIRSAMSNSSLSIDNQPLSLTISIGAALRASQEAPSDTLNRADQALYQAKGNGRNRVEFAH; from the coding sequence ATGCTCAGCCCTGAAATACCCTGCGATGAAGAGCGGCGCCAGCAGATCCTCGATGATCAAGAGCTGCTCGACACGCCTGCCGACCCCTACCTCGACACCTTGGTGCGGGTGGTGCGCGAGGTGTTCGCGGTCAAGACCGTCTTGGTCAGCCTGATCGACCACGACCGTCAATGGTTTAAAGCTCGCATTGGCCTGGAGATCACCGAAACCCCACGCATCATCTCCTTTTGCGCCCACGCCATTCTTGGCACCCAGCCGTTTATTGTTGAAGACACGCAAAAAGACTTGCGTTTTCATGACAACCCGGTGGTGACCAACAATCCGCATATCCGTTTTTACGCCGGACAGCCGCTGTTCTCCGAGGAAGGCCAGGCGCTGGGCACCCTGTGCTTGATCGACCCGACACCGCAGCAACTGACCGAGCAACAGCAACGGCTGTTTAGCGACATGGCCATACTGGTGGAGGGCTACCTGAAACTGCGCCATGTCAGCGAGCAGACCGCACAGTTGCGAGCGGCGCTGAGCCGCGAGCAGCGCAAAACCATGCTTGACCCATTGACCCAGCTCTGGAATCGCGCCGGCCTCAATCACTTTTTACCTCGGCACCAACAAAAGGCCGATGAACTGGGCATGCACCTCGGCGTACTGTTCTGCGACTTGGATTACTTCAAGAAGGTCAATGACAGCCACGGCCATGCCTTCGGCGATCAAGTGCTGTGGGAGGCCGCACGACGCATCAGCGCCGCCGTGCGTCCGCAGGATGTGGTCACGCGCAGCGGTGGCGAGGAGTTCGTGGTGCTACTGCAAGTGCATGACCCGCAAGAGTTGCTCCAGATCGCCGAGCGTATTCGCAGCGCCATGAGCAATAGCTCCTTGAGCATCGACAACCAGCCACTCAGCCTTACCATCAGCATTGGCGCCGCCTTGCGTGCCAGCCAGGAAGCGCCCAGCGACACCCTGAACCGCGCCGACCAAGCGCTTTATCAGGCCAAAGGTAACGGCCGTAACCGGGTCGAATTCGCCCACTAA
- a CDS encoding DUF2214 family protein gives MGQAIAAYLHYLSIFLLFALLSIEHVQFKLPLDLRRARSLIITDIAYGICAGVVLLSGLARVLLYGKGLDYYLGNSLFHAKVGLFILVGLISVGPTFVFLNWRNSLKAGEVPQVSARQARLVITVIRVELLLLLAIPLLAVLMARGYGS, from the coding sequence ATGGGCCAAGCGATTGCCGCCTACCTGCATTACCTGTCAATTTTTCTGCTGTTTGCCCTGCTCAGCATTGAGCATGTGCAATTCAAACTGCCGCTGGACCTGCGCCGCGCGCGCAGCCTGATCATCACCGATATCGCCTACGGCATCTGCGCCGGCGTGGTGTTGCTTAGCGGCCTGGCGCGGGTGCTCTTGTACGGCAAGGGCCTGGACTACTACCTGGGCAACAGCCTGTTTCATGCCAAGGTCGGCCTGTTTATTCTGGTCGGGCTGATTTCCGTGGGGCCAACCTTTGTCTTCCTCAACTGGCGCAACAGCCTCAAAGCCGGCGAAGTGCCGCAGGTCAGCGCCCGCCAGGCGCGGCTGGTGATCACAGTTATTCGCGTGGAACTGTTACTGCTGCTGGCCATCCCATTATTAGCGGTGCTGATGGCGCGCGGCTACGGCAGCTAG
- a CDS encoding exodeoxyribonuclease VII small subunit encodes MAARKKAALDFEQSLTDLQSLVERLENGELSLEDSLTAFEQGVRLTRDCQTALAQAEQKVQILMERDGELEEAPFDADQQA; translated from the coding sequence ATGGCCGCCCGCAAAAAAGCCGCGCTCGACTTCGAGCAATCCCTGACCGATCTGCAGAGCCTGGTCGAACGTCTGGAAAACGGCGAGCTGTCGCTGGAAGACTCGCTGACCGCCTTCGAGCAAGGCGTGCGCCTGACACGCGACTGTCAGACTGCCCTGGCTCAGGCCGAACAGAAAGTGCAGATCCTCATGGAGCGCGACGGCGAGCTGGAGGAAGCCCCCTTCGACGCGGATCAACAGGCATGA
- the ispA gene encoding (2E,6E)-farnesyl diphosphate synthase → MIAGYQIQCQDRVDSALNRLFSPTQPELERLYQAMRYSLFNGGKRVRPLLVYAACEALGGEPERANAAACAVELIHAYSLVHDDLPAMDDDDLRRGQPTTHIAFDEACAILAGDGLQSLAFEVLADAAHNPHGAELRLAMVSTLARAAGPAGMVGGQAIDLGSVGQQLDQGALEIMHRHKTGALIEASVQLGALASGQADEHALKALHTYARAIGLAFQVQDDILDVESDTATLGKTQGKDQAHDKPTYPALLGLDAAKTYALELRDQALHALRPFDQAAEPLRELARYIVERRS, encoded by the coding sequence ATGATTGCGGGCTACCAGATCCAGTGCCAGGACCGCGTCGACAGCGCCCTCAACCGCCTGTTCAGCCCCACCCAACCAGAGCTGGAGCGGCTCTACCAAGCCATGCGCTACAGCCTGTTCAATGGTGGCAAACGGGTGCGTCCGCTGCTGGTTTACGCCGCCTGTGAAGCCCTCGGGGGCGAGCCGGAGCGCGCCAATGCAGCGGCCTGCGCGGTGGAACTGATTCACGCCTATTCCCTGGTCCACGATGACCTGCCCGCCATGGACGATGACGACCTGCGCCGTGGCCAGCCGACCACCCATATCGCCTTCGACGAAGCCTGCGCGATTCTCGCCGGCGACGGCCTGCAAAGCCTGGCCTTCGAGGTGCTTGCCGACGCCGCACACAACCCGCATGGCGCCGAACTGCGGTTGGCCATGGTCAGTACCCTGGCCCGTGCCGCTGGCCCGGCCGGTATGGTCGGCGGCCAGGCCATCGACCTCGGTTCAGTCGGGCAGCAGCTCGACCAGGGCGCGCTGGAAATCATGCACCGGCACAAAACCGGCGCCTTGATCGAAGCCAGCGTGCAGCTTGGCGCCCTGGCCAGCGGTCAGGCCGACGAACATGCGTTAAAAGCGCTGCACACTTATGCCCGTGCCATCGGCCTGGCCTTTCAGGTGCAGGACGATATTCTCGACGTGGAAAGTGACACGGCCACCCTTGGCAAAACCCAAGGTAAAGACCAGGCCCACGACAAACCCACCTACCCCGCCCTGCTCGGCCTCGACGCGGCCAAGACCTATGCCCTGGAGTTGCGCGACCAGGCTTTGCATGCCTTGCGCCCCTTCGACCAAGCCGCTGAGCCGCTGCGTGAATTGGCTCGCTACATCGTCGAACGGCGCAGCTAA